In a genomic window of Brassica rapa cultivar Chiifu-401-42 chromosome A10, CAAS_Brap_v3.01, whole genome shotgun sequence:
- the LOC103844448 gene encoding LOW QUALITY PROTEIN: uncharacterized protein LOC103844448 (The sequence of the model RefSeq protein was modified relative to this genomic sequence to represent the inferred CDS: inserted 1 base in 1 codon; deleted 1 base in 1 codon): MEKNAIRILDEIKSSDLMENRVQLLARLGQLDPQDDTDVPSFVESLTTLWEDFTCLDVSQCLLNKAILPALPVASKYLALDRPDCCHYFLAFGIKVSQWCAKHLNMSVMSMEESQEEEHSNVFFQLLLDYLGFSASSFTAIGKICFMRDETAAVTVRKFVSEQLILTKEVILNAKKVESFSSEIFKAAHVVIDSLFVLTEEEVYSSVLSSQLPXKTIIWESMFSALLLSLKALMITLSSSPAWEELETFLLQNLLHPHFLCWQIVMELWCFWVRHATEDVMANMIDKLCVFMMSISTSETPLCPDSVLRRTAKSICLLLTHSHKSLTARVYKNISTESRSESASDAYLALLLEGFPLNFLPDQTKNDAKRQIVADFFHFIENFSEKPSESSRYTVHGAPVYALSACLGILKTSMPEIDSKTLKFAIALVQKLRNSKDEMTRDRYTEILSEALSIISRSEQLYTCQEMDNVITELQKLFISETDKHHHHHLNKSEPSLALFLSGLINYEMPETETCPKSRAVWELYHLLLRKRHWALVHHAVTVFGYFCARTSCSQLWRFVPEDAALAFDIGSGKEAKTEWFMSELKMFLEKEQVLLSTTPSQEELELLSKEGMEVRATVQKHLEGRKQQRSVEEEKRPNKRRKLPEGICRGVELLQNGVKKINEGLSELRSDESEEFQKSLLNQFSCVEDLVSHLVSLAASD; the protein is encoded by the exons ATGGAGAAGAATGCGATCAGGATACTGGACGAGATCAAATCCTCTGAT CTAATGGAGAACCGGGTTCAACTACTTGCACGGCTCGGTCAGTTAGATCCACAAGATGATACTGATGTGCCCTCTTTTGTTGAGAGCTTAACA ACACTCTGGGAAGACTTCACGTGTCTTGATGTTTCTCAGTGTTTGTTGAATAAGGCTATCCTGCCTGCCCTGCCTGTGGCTTCCAAATACCTGGCCTTGGATCGGCCTGACTGTTGTCATTACTTTCTCGCTTTTGGTATTAAG GTAAGCCAATGGTGTGCAAAACATTTAAACATGTCTGTGATGTCTATGGAGGAGTCTCAAGAGGAAGAGCATTCAAACGTTTTCTTTCAG CTTCTTTTGGATTATCTTGGCTTTTCTGCCTCTAGCTTTACTGCTATtgggaaaatatgttttatgaGAGATGAGACCGCAGCTGTTACAGTTCGTAAGTTTGTTTCAGAGCAGCTGATTTTGACAAAGGAGGTGATATTGAATGCCAAG AAAGTTGAATCCTTCTCCTCGGAAATTTTCAAGGCTGCACACGTGGTGATAGACTCT TTGTTCGTATTAACTGAAGAAGAGGTTTACTCTTCAGTCCTTTCTTCTCAGCTAC GGAAGACAATAATCTGGGAATCGATGTTTTCAGCTCTGCTTCTATCTCTCAAAGCCCTTATGATTACTCTATCTTCATCTCCTGCCTGGGAAGAGCTTGAAACATTCTTACTCCAGAATCTCTTGCATCCCCACTTCTTGTGTTGGCAGATAGTTATGGAACTCTGGTGCTTCTGGGTTCGTCATGCCACTGAGGATGTAATGGCCAATATGATCGACAAACTTTGTGTATTCATGATGTCAATATCAACATCAGAGACGCCGCTTTGTCCTGACTCCGTTCTCAGAAGAACTGCAAAGTCCATCTGCTTGCTTCTCACTCACAGCCACAAATCTTTAACAGCTCGAGTTTACAAGAACATTTCCACTGAGAGCCGATCCGAATCTGCATCGGATGCATATCTAGCCTTGCTGTTAGAGGGGTTTCCGCTGAATTTTCTTCCAGACCAAACGAAAAACGACGCAAAGAGACAGATTGTCGCAGACTTCTTTCACTTTATTGAGAATTTCAGTGAAAAACCATCAGAATCCTCCAGATACACTGTGCATGGAGCTCCAGTTTATGCACTATCTGCCTGCCTTGGGATACT aAAGACGAGCATGCCAGAGATTGACTCCAAAACTCTGAAATTCGCCATAGCTCTCGTTCAAAAGCTCAGAAACTCCAAAGATGAAATGACTAGGGATCGTTACACTGAGATTCTCAGCGAAGCACTGTCAATCATCTCAAGAAGCGAGCAGCTATACACTTGCCAAGAGATGGACAATGTCATAACAGAGCTTCAAAAGCTTTTCATCTCAGAAACTGAtaagcatcatcatcatcatctcaatAAATCAGAACCAAGCCTTGCTCTCTTCTTGTCAGGACTTATCAATTACGAGATGCCTGAAACCGAAACCTGTCCAAAGAGCCGGGCGGTGTGGGAACTCTACCATTTGCTTCTCAGGAAACGCCACTGGGCTTTGGTACACCACGCTGTTACCGTGTTTGGGTATTTCTGCGCACGTACGAGCTGTAGCCAGCTATGGAGATTCGTACCTGAAGACGCTGCTCTAGCTTTCGACATAGGTTCTGGAAAAGAAGCCAAAACAGAGTGGTTCATGTCTGAATTAAAGATGTTCTTGGAGAAAGAACAAGTGCTTCTCTCGACCACTCCTTCACAAGAGGAACTCGAGTTACTTTCTAAAGAAGGCATGGAGGTTAGAGCAACAGTGCAAAAGCATCTAGAAGGAAGAAAGCAGCAGAGATCAGTGGAAGAAGAGAAACGACCAAACAAGAGAAGGAAACTCCCAGAAGGGATTTGCAGAGGAGTGGAGCTATTGCAGAACGGTGTGAAGAAGATCAACGAAGGTTTAAGTGAGTTGAGATCAGATGAGAGTGAAGAGTTTCAAAAGAGTTTACTGAATCAGTTTTCGTGTGTTGAAGATTTGGTGTCTCATTTGGTAAGCCTCGCTGCTTCGGACTAA
- the LOC103844232 gene encoding octanoyltransferase LIP2, mitochondrial → MRSPRTLEVWKLGTVNYLKSLKLQDKLVSERKANRIPDTLLSLQHPPTYTLGKRRTDHNLLIPEAELKSIGAELHYTQRGGDITFHGPHQAVLYPIFSLRSIGFGARSYVEALERSMIEFSSIYGVKARAGNKCETGVWVGDRKIGAIGVRISSGITCHGLAFNIDPDMKYFEHIVPCGIADKEVTSLRRETDAQLPSEEVIHEQLVTCLAKVFSYDDVVVKEDPAAILDTLEDND, encoded by the coding sequence ATGAGATCCCCAAGAACCCTGGAGGTATGGAAGCTAGGCACTGTCAACTATTTGAAGTCCCTTAAACTTCAAGACAAGTTAGTTTCCGAGAGAAAAGCTAATCGGATCCCCGATACCCTCCTCTCGCTTCAGCATCCACCAACTTACACTCTCGGAAAACGTAGAACCGATCACAACCTACTCATCCCTGAAGCTGAACTCAAGAGCATTGGAGCTGAGCTTCATTATACTCAAAGAGGAGGAGATATCACTTTCCATGGCCCTCACCAAGCTGTGTTATACCCCATCTTTTCCTTACGCAGCATAGGCTTTGGTGCTAGGAGCTATGTAGAGGCATTGGAGCGGTCGATGATCGAATTTTCTTCGATATATGGGGTGAAAGCTCGTGCAGGAAACAAATGTGAGACTGGGGTTTGGGTTGGGGATAGAAAGATTGGTGCTATTGGTGTCCGTATATCCTCTGGAATCACTTGCCATGGTCTGGCCTTCAACATAGATCCTGATATGAAGTACTTTGAGCACATTGTTCCGTGTGGGATTGCTGATAAAGAAGTTACATCTCTGAGAAGAGAGACGGATGCTCAGCTTCCTTCGGAAGAAGTGATTCATGAGCAGTTGGTTACCTGTTTGGCCAAAGTGTTTTCATATGATGACGTTGTGGTGAAGGAAGATCCTGCAGCCATTTTGGACACCCTGGAGGATAACGACTAA
- the LOC103844233 gene encoding probable ribonuclease P/MRP protein subunit POP5 — protein MVGFKNRFMLMEVYLDPDKDLLGEGTPVILTKLNLSEAIKDSILVNFGECGLASCLGSFHVAYVNPVTKLCIVRSSRDEHRRVWSAMTLVRSVGNCPVVFNLLDISGCVRACRDAALKCETEKFNQSGKGLSEEEVREMNRCLDKLKLL, from the coding sequence ATGGTGGGGTTTAAGAACAGGTTCATGTTGATGGAGGTCTATCTCGACCCAGACAAGGATCTCTTAGGAGAAGGAACTCCTGTTATCCTCACGAAACTCAACCTCTCCGAAGCGATCAAAGACAGCATCCTCGTCAATTTCGGCGAGTGCGGTCTCGCCTCTTGTCTCGGATCCTTCCACGTCGCGTATGTGAACCCGGTCACGAAGCTGTGCATTGTAAGATCGTCGAGAGATGAACACAGACGAGTTTGGTCGGCGATGACGCTGGTCAGAAGCGTCGGGAACTGCCCCGTGGTGTTTAACTTGCTCGATATCAGCGGTTGCGTTAGAGCGTGTCGAGACGCGGCCTTGAAGTGCGAGACGGAGAAGTTTAATCAGTCTGGTAAAGGATTGTCTGAAGAGGAGGTTCGAGAGATGAATAGGTGTTTAGATAAACTCAAACTATTGTAA